TACATGTAAAGCCTTTGGCTTCAAAAAAAGCGAGTCTGGAGGCGGAACGGTTGAGAATGGTGGTTTCGATTTGGTGTATTTTTAAAATCATCGCAATCGCTTTTGCCGTTCCTCCTGCTCCTAAAATCAGGGCATTGCGAAGATACCCAAACGATTTAATCGCCTCATAAAAGCCCTCAGCATCGGTGTTGTAGCCGATGACGCGCGCTCCTTCACTGACCAGCGTATTGACCGCGCCAATCTCTTTGGCAAGCCCTCGTACTTCATCACATTGGGCATACGCTGCCTCTTTATGGGGCACCGTGACATTTGCCCCTTGAAGATTCATCGCACGAAAGGTTGAAAGCAATTTTTCAGGCTCTTTAATGGTTTTACGAACATAACAGCCATTGAGGTTTAAGGTGTTCAAAACGGTGTTATGGAGTCTTGGGGAGATCGAATGGGTAACAGGGTCGCCAAAAATACTAAAGAGTAACATAGTGGATGTTACTCTTTTAGATCATCAAGTGAGCTGGTCATGGCTCCTAGCTTATTGGTCACTTCGAGGTATTCAAGCTCAGGTTTACTGTCCGCCACAATGCCACCCCCTGCTTGGAAAATGATTTTTTCTTCATCGAGATACGCGGTTCGGATCATAATACAGCTGTCCATATTACCATCAAATCCAAAATAACCTGCCGCCCCACTGTAAAAGCTTCGCTTCAGCCCTTCAAAATCGCTAATAAGCTCCATCGCGCGAATTTTCGGCGTTCCTGTCATCGTCCCAGCCGTAAACGTAGCGGCAAAAAGGTCGAACATGTCGTATTTGGCATCTAAAAGAGCTTCGATGTCGCTGACCATGTGCATCACGTGGGAGTAACGCTCCACGCGCATCATCTCTTTGACTTTCACACTGCCCACATGTGCCACGCGACCAAGATCGTTACGCCCAAGATCGATCAGCATCAAATGCTCGGC
Above is a genomic segment from Sulfurospirillum halorespirans DSM 13726 containing:
- a CDS encoding shikimate dehydrogenase, with amino-acid sequence MLLFSIFGDPVTHSISPRLHNTVLNTLNLNGCYVRKTIKEPEKLLSTFRAMNLQGANVTVPHKEAAYAQCDEVRGLAKEIGAVNTLVSEGARVIGYNTDAEGFYEAIKSFGYLRNALILGAGGTAKAIAMILKIHQIETTILNRSASRLAFFEAKGFTCNTWETFTCKAYDLIINTTSAGLKEEAYPCDKALLETLFQDAKYAFDVIYNKPTPFLELARSHQLTCKDGKEMLLYQGVLAFNLFFSKHYDVKTIESLMRPAFDL